The following proteins are encoded in a genomic region of Brachypodium distachyon strain Bd21 chromosome 1, Brachypodium_distachyon_v3.0, whole genome shotgun sequence:
- the LOC100828524 gene encoding translation factor GUF1 homolog, mitochondrial encodes MAGAAALRRAARRVIRPLVNASAPSRTLVQPERLLSSQASPEHRGRAIVSGSELGLYPPERIRNFSIIAHVDHGKSTLADRLLELTGTIQKGHGQPQYLDKLQVERERGITVKAQTATMFYRNTVETSESHGTDSPSYLLNLIDTPGHVDFSYEVSRSLAACQGALLVVDAAQGVQAQTIANFYLAFESNLSIIPVINKIDQPTADPDNVKAQLKRLFDIDPSEALLTSAKTGQGLSQVLPAVIDRIPCPPGSCDLPVRMLLLDSYYDEYKGVICHVAVVDGAMRKGDKISSAATGRTYEVFDVGIMHPELTPTGVLYTGQVGYVITGMRSTKEARIGDTLHQAKSIVEPLPGFKPVRHMVFSGVYPADGSDFDALSHAIEKLTCNDASVSVTKETSTALGMGFRCGFLGLLHMDVFHQRLEQEYGAQVISTIPTVPYIFEYGDESKVQVENPAALASNTAKRVTACWEPTVIATILIPSEYVGPVIMLCSERRGEQLEYTFIDAQRALLKYRIPLREIIVDFYNELKSITSGYATFDYEDSEYQKSDLVKMDILLNGQPVDAMATIIHNQKAQKVGRELVDKLKKFIERQMFEITIQAAIGSKIIARETLSAMRKNVLAKCYGGDITRKKKLLEKQKEGKKRMKRVGSVDIPQEAFHELLKVSNSK; translated from the exons atggccggcgccgccgcgctccggcGAGCCGCCCGCCGCGTCATCCGTCCGCTGGTCAATGCCTCCGCTCCCTCCCGAACGCTCGTACAGCCCGAGCGTCTCCTGTCCTCCCAggcgtcgccggagcaccGCGGCCGCGCCATCGTGTCGGGGTCAGAGCTGGGGCTGTACCCGCCGGAGCGGATCCGGAACTTCTCGATCATCGCGCACGTAGACCACGGAAAGTCTACACTCGCCGACCGGCTGCTCGAGCTCACCGGCACCATCCAGAAGGGACATGGCCAGCCTCAGTACCTCGACAAGTTACAG gtagagagagaaaggggCATCACTGTGAAAGCCCAAACAGCAACTATGTTCTACAGGAATACTGTGGAAACTTCCGAGTCCCATGGGACTGATAGCCCAAGCTATTTGCTCAACCTGATTGATACTCCAGGCCATGTGGATTTCAGCTATGAGGTCTCCAGGTCCCTGGCAGCTTGCCAGGGTGCACTTTTAGTAGTTGACGCAGCCCAAGGTGTACAGGCACAAACGATTGCAAATTTTTACCTTGCATTTGAGTCAAACCTTAGCATTATTCCTGTCATTAACAAGATTGATCAGCCTACTGCTGATCCAGATAATGTGAAGGCTCAATTGAAGAGGTTATTTGACATTGATCCAAGTGAAGCTCTGCTCACTTCTGCCAAAACTGGTCAAGGCCTTAGCCAAGTTTTACCTGCTGTTATCGATCGCATACCTTGCCCACCTGGCAGTTGTGATTTGCCCGTAAGAATGCTGCTCTTAGATTCGTACTATGATGAATACAAAGGGGTGATCTGTCATGTTGCTGTTGTTGATGGTGCGATGCGCAAGGGAGATAAGATTTCATCAGCTGCGACTGGTCGCACATATGAAGTCTTTGATGTTGGCATTATGCATCCTGAGCTTACCCCTACTGGAGTACTTTACACTGGACAAGTGGGGTATGTTATAACTGGAATGCGTTCAACTAAAGAAGCACGCATCGGTGATACACTTCATCAGGCAAAGAGTATCGTCGAACCACTTCCTG GTTTCAAGCCTGTGAGACACATGGTCTTCTCTGGTGTATACCCAGCCGATGGTTCTGACTTTGATGCTCTTAGCCATGCCATCGAGAAGCTAACGTGCAATGATGCCAGCGTGTCTGTTACAAAAGAGACAAGCACTGCACTTGGCATGGGCTTCAG ATGTGGTTTCCTAGGATTGCTGCACATGGATGTCTTTCATCAACGGCTTGAACAA GAATACGGAGCTCAAGTCATATCCACCATACCAACTGTACCATATATCTTTGAATATGGTGATGAAAG CAAAGTGCAAGTTGAGAACCCTGCGGCCTTGGCTTCAAATACTGCAAAACGTGTAACAGCATGCTGGGAGCCAACAGTCATTGCAACAATTCTTATTCCTAGTGA GTATGTTGGGCCTGTGATTATGCTTTGTTCAGAAAGGAGGGGCGAGCAGCTAGAATATACATTCATCGATGC CCAAAGGGCTTTATTGAAGTACCGAATACCTTTGAGGGAGATCATTGTGGACTTTTACAATGAGTTGAAAAGCATAACATCTGGTTATGCTACATTTGATTATGAAGATTCCGA GTATCAAAAATCTGATCTTGTTAAGATGGATATTCTACTTAATGGCCAGCCTGTCGATGCTATGGCAACTATCATCCATAACCAAAAAGCCCAGAAGGTTGGACGAGAATtagtggacaagctcaagaaATTTATAGAAAG GCAAATGTTTGAAATAACTATACAGGCAGCAATTGGTTCAAAGATTATCGCAAGGGAAAC TTTGTCAGCAATGAGAAAGAATGTTCTGGCCAAGTGCTATGGTGGTGACATTACTCGGAAAAAGAAGTTGCTAGAGAAGCAAAAGGAAGGGAAGAAGCGCATGAAACGTGTAGGGTCCGTTGATATTCCTCAAGAAGCATTCCATGAACTACTGAAGGTCTCCAATTCAAAATAG